CGGCCATCAGTGAGAGTGTGATAAAAAACAATACCGCCGTTAAAAAGCGGCTGACAAGACTGGTTCTGGCGGCACTGACCTGTTTCTTTTCGGCCAGGGCATTGATCACCCGCTTGAGATTGCGCTGAATAATGTAAAAAGCTAGCAAATAAAAACAGGCAAGCAGTATTTGGTTTGTCATAATAGCCCTTTGAAAACACCTCGGTACAAGCTCTCTATTCTAAAGGGGCACACCGGGACCAGTGAAGGGCCATTCAGCGGCCGGGATGTAAAATTTTGTCTGATTTTTCGGTTATCTATCAAACTTCCGATGCCCTTGGCCCTATCCGGGTACTCGACAATGGCGAGTCGCGCATTCTTGCCTTTGGCGACAACGATGAGCAAAGCAAACTCAACAAAAAAACGCCCCACGTGCCCAAACACTCCTATGTGCAGGTGATGTTGGAGTCGCTGATGTTTTCCAGCCCCAAGAGTGCCATTGTTCTGGGTTTGGGGGGCGGCGCTCTGGTGCATGCCCTGCGACGCTTTGACGGTGCGCTTAAGCTAACAGCGGTAGAGCTTAGGGGGGAGGTGATTGATATTGCAAAGAAATATTTTTATCTCCCCGTGGGTAAAAAGCTCAATCTGATTGAGGCCGATACCGCCGTTTTTGTCAGCGACGCCGAGCATAAAAAAGTCGACATTATTTTCGCTGATCTTTACGGCGCCGACGGCGTCGATGCCAAGCAGCTCACCGCGAGCTTTATTCAGGGCTGTGTGAGGCTGCTTAAACCGGGTGGTATGTTGGTGCTCAATTGCTGGAAAGAACACCGTCAGAGAAGTGATGTCCGCGAGCAACTGCAGCAACACTTCTGCGATGTGTATGGCAGTCTCAGCAGTGGCGGTAACTGGGTGGTATTTGCCACCTTGACGCCGGGCGTGCTGAAAGAAGAAGGCCTGAAACAAGCCCGGGCCGAATTGTCGGCCAAATTGGAATTCAATGTCGGCAAGGCCTCGTTGGGATTTGGCCCCTGGCTGGACTGACGGTCTGGTTAAGCGGACGTTGAAAATTGTAAGCCTCTGTTAACCCGGCGTAAGGTCGGGTTACCCCCCGAATACTCCTTTGTTATTCTTGCCAGTCCCATAATAACAAGGTGTGTTCTCATGCTGAAAACCTCTAAATCCACTCTTGCTCTGCTGTTCGCCTCTTTTCTATCATTGCCCGCAGTGGCCGACAAGGTGAACTTCTCCTCCGAGCTGACTGCCAGTGGCGAAACTCTGGTGCTGTTTAAGGTTAAGGATACTGATTTTCCCGGTGCGCGCGTGCTGAGCGACGGCAGTCTCACCCACCTTGAGCGTGCCATGCAGGTAAATGGTTTCGACGGTGGCGAAGGGGAAATGCTGGAAGTGCTGGCCCCTGCCGGTAGTCAACTTAACCGGATCCTGGTGATGGGGCTGGGTGATGGCAAGTTGACCGATGGCGAACTCAATACTCTGGGTGCGAAGCTCGCCGACAAGCTCGCGGCTCACAAAGACACCCGTATCACCCTGATTGCCGAAGGCACTCCGGACGCTGCCAATCTGGCCGCCGAAGTTGCCCATGGCTTTGATTTGAAACGCTATCAGTTTGGTCGCTATACCGACAAGACGCAGGATGAGCGTGACCTCAGCTTCGCGCTGTCGGATGCCAAAGCTGCAGCCGCCGAATATGCCCGCCTGGCTGCGGTGGATGCAGGAGTGGTGCTTGCCAGGGATCTGGTGAATACCCCCGCAGGAGATATGACCCCGGAAGATTTTGCCGCCGAGGCCCGTAAGCTCAAGAGCCTGGGCGTTAAGGTGACAGTGCTGGATGCCAAAGGTATAGAAAAGTTGGGTATGGGCGCCCTGGCTGGTGTCGGTAAGGGCAGCGAAAGCGGCCCCCGTCTTGTGGTGGCTCACTGGGAAGGCGCCAAGGGGGCGCCCATCGCCATGGTCGGCAAAGGCATTACCTTTGACTCGGGCGGATACAACATTAAGGCTTCGGGGGATTCCATCTCTCATATGAAGTCAGACATGGCCGGCGCAGCTGCCATTTTGGGTACGGTTAAAGCCATGGCGATGCAGAAGGCCAGGGTGAATCTGGTGGCCGTGTTGCCGCTGGCTGAAAACATGGTTTCCGGTGATGCCCTGCGTCCGGGCGATGTGCTGCGTACCGCGCAGGGCCTGACAGTGGAAGTGATGAATACCGATGCCGAGGGCAGGCTCATTCTGGCTGACGGCATGTGGTATGCCAGAACCCATTATCAGCCAAGGGTGCTGATTGACGTGGCAACCCTCACCGGCTCCAAGGTGCGAGCCCTGGGGCGTGAGTATGCGGGTATTTTCAGTGATGAAGAGGCTCTGGTGTCAGGTTTGACCGCCTCCGGCGCCGCCGTGGGTGAGAAGCTCTGGCGCTTGCCGTTGGATAAGGCCTACGGCGATGAACTCAAGTCCCATATCGCGGATTTGAAAAACACCGGTGCCGAAGGCAGTGCCGGCGCGTCTTCTGCCGCCATGTTCCTCAAGCGCTTCGCCGCGGATGTGCCCTGGGCGCACCTGGATATTGCCGGTAATGCCCTGTCCTCATCGGAAAAACCGCTGAGCCCAGCCGGAGCTACCGGCTTTGGGGTGCGTTTACTCAGCCATTGGCTGGCCGGGCAGAGTGCCGATTGATACTGCCACGACCCGCCACTGATTGATCCGTAACGAAAAAAGGGAAAACGACTGTTTTCCCTTTTTTCGATTGGTTCAAATAAAAAACCGATTAAGGTGATAGTTTTTATCCGTTATCAATGATTGATTCCATTGGCTACTATGCTCTCCATCGACGGGGCGCCAAGCCGTTGCCCTGACAAATTCACTGAACCAAGCGTTTGTTTATAAAGGAGCAAAACATGACTCAATCAATCATCAACAGCACCATCAAGCCATTCAAAGCCACTGCTTTCCACAAGGGCGAATTCGTACCTGTGACCGAGCAGGATCTGCTGGGCAAGTGGTCTGTGGTGTTCTTCTACCCAGCCGACTTCACCTTCGTATGTCCTACTGAGCTGGGTGACATGGCTGATCACTACGCCAAGTTGCAGTCCATGGGCGTTGAAGTTTACTCAGTGTCTACCGACACTCACTTCACCCACAAGGCGTGGCACGACACTTCTGACACCATCAACAAGATTGAATTCCCGATGGTGGCTGACCCAACCGGTATCATCAGCCGTAACTTCGGCGTGATGATCGAAGAAGAAGGTCTGGCCCTGCGTGGTACCTTCGTCATCAACCCAGAAGGTCAGGTAAAAGTAGCTGAGATCCACGACCTGGGCATCGGCCGCAGCGCCAGCGAGCTGGTTCGTAAGATTCAGGCTGCCCAGTATGTTGCTACCCACGATGGCGAAGTTTGCCCAGCCAAGTGGCAGCCAGGTGATGAAACTCTTGCGCCTTCTCTGGACCTGGTTGGCAAAATCTAAGGTTTAACCCGCATCACCCCTTGCTCCGGGCCTCCCCCCTGATTTGGCCCGGAGCTTTTTCTCCCCGTTATTTATTTTTGCTTGCATCTGGAGCCACCATGTTAAACGCGGATTTGAAACAGCAACTTAAGACCTATCTGCAAAATCTACGGCAAGACGTCAGACTCGTGGTGTCTGCCGATGACAGCAAAAAATCTCAGGAATTGCTCGACCTGGCCAATGACATCTCCTCCTTGTCTCCGTTGGTTTCAGTGACCCAGGCCAGGCTCGAGCGCACCCCTGAGATGCAGGTAACCAATGCTCAGGGAACCGACATTCGTTTTGCCGGTTTGCCCATGGGCCACGAATTCACCTCACTGGTGTTGGCATTGCTGCACTCTGGCGGTCATCCACTCAAGCTGGATCTGGCTGTTATTAAACAAATCAAGGCACTGCCACAGACGCTGAAGTTTGAAACCTTCATCTCGCTGAGCTGCCAAAACTGTCCGGATGTGGTGCAGGCGCTGAACATGATGGCTGCGCTGAATCCGAACGTCAGCAGCACCATGATTGATGGCGCCCTGTTCCAGGATGAGGTGGAGTCACGGCAGATCATGGCCGTACCCTCGGTGTTCCTCAATGGCGAACTTTTTTCTCAGGGGCGTATCAGCCTGAAGGAAATTCTCGCCAAGGTGGATACCCAGGCCGCAGCCCGGGAAGCCGATGCCCTGAGCG
This sequence is a window from Shewanella zhangzhouensis. Protein-coding genes within it:
- a CDS encoding spermidine synthase; the protein is MSDFSVIYQTSDALGPIRVLDNGESRILAFGDNDEQSKLNKKTPHVPKHSYVQVMLESLMFSSPKSAIVLGLGGGALVHALRRFDGALKLTAVELRGEVIDIAKKYFYLPVGKKLNLIEADTAVFVSDAEHKKVDIIFADLYGADGVDAKQLTASFIQGCVRLLKPGGMLVLNCWKEHRQRSDVREQLQQHFCDVYGSLSSGGNWVVFATLTPGVLKEEGLKQARAELSAKLEFNVGKASLGFGPWLD
- a CDS encoding leucyl aminopeptidase; this encodes MLKTSKSTLALLFASFLSLPAVADKVNFSSELTASGETLVLFKVKDTDFPGARVLSDGSLTHLERAMQVNGFDGGEGEMLEVLAPAGSQLNRILVMGLGDGKLTDGELNTLGAKLADKLAAHKDTRITLIAEGTPDAANLAAEVAHGFDLKRYQFGRYTDKTQDERDLSFALSDAKAAAAEYARLAAVDAGVVLARDLVNTPAGDMTPEDFAAEARKLKSLGVKVTVLDAKGIEKLGMGALAGVGKGSESGPRLVVAHWEGAKGAPIAMVGKGITFDSGGYNIKASGDSISHMKSDMAGAAAILGTVKAMAMQKARVNLVAVLPLAENMVSGDALRPGDVLRTAQGLTVEVMNTDAEGRLILADGMWYARTHYQPRVLIDVATLTGSKVRALGREYAGIFSDEEALVSGLTASGAAVGEKLWRLPLDKAYGDELKSHIADLKNTGAEGSAGASSAAMFLKRFAADVPWAHLDIAGNALSSSEKPLSPAGATGFGVRLLSHWLAGQSAD
- the ahpC gene encoding alkyl hydroperoxide reductase subunit C; translation: MTQSIINSTIKPFKATAFHKGEFVPVTEQDLLGKWSVVFFYPADFTFVCPTELGDMADHYAKLQSMGVEVYSVSTDTHFTHKAWHDTSDTINKIEFPMVADPTGIISRNFGVMIEEEGLALRGTFVINPEGQVKVAEIHDLGIGRSASELVRKIQAAQYVATHDGEVCPAKWQPGDETLAPSLDLVGKI